The following coding sequences lie in one Acropora palmata chromosome 3, jaAcrPala1.3, whole genome shotgun sequence genomic window:
- the LOC141876462 gene encoding lipoxygenase homology domain-containing protein 1-like: MQSSEAVKSVLQDTHLLHSSFGRPEPTRNTRTTRPRPRPVSAPPSNQTRWRYPNSPEPKKARKFHVSLNHTPFESRTSQKAPFAPRGTIGGSTTLRGKDLSPAVYNSLSDPHLNPYFSRKFGNSATLRESGPVKGRRVAASKKLKKKGVAYKVTVKTGAKKNGGTDAKVFAEFRGTNGKFTRQLTHQMDSAVPSAFIATLPPFQFHSGSTENFDVKGPDVGELIQLIIQHDGRERKQGWFLDEVQVTNPRKPQTWTFPCYQWLSLYESDCQVRRSLKPLVHKKAEKVVYVIEVYTGNKAGAGTDAHVFVTLFGKRGQTPKTQLSSKTEDAFERNKKDIFKIKASDKGPLRKIIVEHDNSGFSAGWFLDKIIVYCREREDCKFYFPCNQWLAKDEGDGQIVRHLAATTDSSAAFEGYQYLVHTYTGDTRGAGTDANVVITIFGDEGDSGEKKLDNARNNFERGKKDTFKVICGTFLGRLARIRIGHDNSGLGPGWFLNKVVVEDPKTGEAVDFPCRRWFSKSEDDGKISRELSRGDASEDEIIVDKGIPYHLHITTGDVRNASTNAKVYVILHGGEGEDNSGKLWLQNDKKDNFQRGRTDIFIVETTKMLSPLHHLTVGHDNSALGAGWYCEKVVVDCPSSGEQQVFLCQKWLADDEGDQLIERDLYESEDMRLKRRPKSVWNVWVWTSDMRGAGTDANVYLTLYGDKGKTDEVPIGNATDNFEQGQLDKFKVELTRVGKPYKLRIRHDNSKPFSDWHLEKVQMENAHSNIKCSFKCNRWLSKSEEDHQIIRELPAIVQGQSPLPVFVYRVLVYTGDKFGAGTNANIFLNIFGELGDTGDRPLEESKNNKNKFERNQVDEFLIEAVALKALEKVRVGHDSTGPGSGWFLDKVVIKDPEDSTKEYVFPCCRWLAKDEDDGLIVRELPLGGTSLLNTTSYHVSLKTGDVRGAGTDASVFVQIYGEQGDTGKLQLRTAENTKNKFERGRTDQFVLEAVDIGKIEMLRISHDNKGAGAVWFLDNVTVDIPSRGDHVVFPCHRWLADDEDDGKIERELYPGQQTHNNPKIPHEVTVHTGDVRGAGTNANVFLVMYGEKGKSDQFNLRNRSDNFERGQADKFKVECEDIGPLLKIRIGHDNNGMRSAWFLEKVEIRRVKTEDKESHRNRRQSREVEVEEMSEGDDYNYLFVCNRWLARDEDDGQIVRELVPMDATGRPRRDSLPENIYRVHVFTGDVPNAGTNSNVFLCLYGELGDSGERKLEKSETHMDKFERNNEDIFSLNCINLGKLDKVKIWHDNSGLKPAWHLDRIEIEDKLSEENYAFPCNRWLATSEDDGQICRELVAVDERAMKVQRERSNSRKASVVSNVDGVDLEAKARINTYEVSVVTGDVRGAGTDANVFIVLFGEDGDTGKVPLKTSRTSKNKFERGQTDVFTIDAKVGQVQKIRIGHDNKGGFAGWFLDKVMIDVPSLGQRSVFPCGRWLDKNKDDGQLERELLPGTDTEETYTPYVPYEITVYTSDVMGAGTSANVYVVLYGSDCATEEVILADTAKKKKDSFKRGSVDQFVKELDNVGDVIEKIRIGHDNKGITAGWHLDKVEVRRLKDDGETSTSYAFPCGRWLAKDEDDGSVVRELIPQKVVEETITEDGDWETKEIDQEKLELRKYKVQVFTGDVKSAGTDANVFVTMYGEYGDTGERQLLKSETHSNKFERGNEDIFTLEAADLGNIYMITLRHDNSNLRPSWFVDRVDVRDVETDKLFPFICERWLSKKKEGKIQRNLYVKGYEGERSSPGTASAGSLGASVRRGSRGSLRSSRSSLRRSSESLPAATRSATADAIFMEEFGEGKTEAAAPRESIAYTIRVTTGDQTDAGTQAPAHIVLIGTEAATEKIPLVLIQTEGFTPGLTETFSVEAVDVGDVKKVELSSNSYGADDGWFVKEVEVDVPTSGKKCFFPCNRWLAQNKEDGKVVRVLSASDDQLITYRPHVPYEITVYTGDIKSAGTDSSITMTMFGTDGTTPEFVVDKDESRFERACVDLIRMDLDDVGKLLKVRIAVDGKGTRPDWFLEKMIVRNMDTHSVSVFKCNQWFSKTEGEGKLIKELPAETDGEEMLRRTTYKVNVKTGDIMGAGTDANVFMVIFGENGDSGELALKNSETYKDKFERNHSDIFSFKGLLSLGELMKVRIWHDNKFFGANWFLESVEITDESTGESFMFPCNRWLAKDKDDGSLVRELTCSNPKKSTGSRVPSEFELTFVTSDKQNAGTSQNAWVILEGEERKSQEYQIENNPKNKVLRRGQTDTFKFVTKHLGTLTHLTIGHRKREGSTVKGTGKDTGWFLHEVIVADLETGAKYVFPCRQWISLSSDKKDAVRLECKLCEKPRKATIKDLQPVQYLLEIYTADVAHAGTDANVFITLYGANGDTGQRPLTKKFVNLFERGHMDDFKIEALDLGQLTRLRIEHDNKGFGAGWMLEKVDVTNLESQEKVSFPCTQWLDKKKGDGKICRDLLPLPS; this comes from the exons ATGCAAAGCTCAGAGGCCGTAAAAAGTGTGTTACAAGATACACATTTATTACATTCAAGCTTCGGTAGGCCAGAACCAACAAGAAATACACGGACAACAAGACCCCGACCAAGACCTGTGTCTG CACCGCCAAGCAACCAGACTCGTTGGAGATATCCAAATTCTCCTGAGCCGAAGAAAGCCAGAAAATTCCATGTAAGTCTTAACCACACACCGTTTGAGAGCAGAACAAGTCAAAAGGCGCCCTTTGCACCGAGAGGCACAATAGGAGGTAGCACAACATTACGTGGCAAAGATTTGTCACCAGCAGTCTACAATTCTCTGAGCGATCCACACTTGAATCCTTACTTCTCAAGAAAGTTTGGAAATAGTGCAACATTGAGAGAATCAGGACCTGTCAAG GGAAGAAGAGTTGCTGCAAGTAAAAAGTTGAAGAAGAAAG GTGTTGCATACAAAGTTACAGTGAAAACTGGGGCCAAGAAAAATGGAGGAACAGATGCAAAg GTATTTGCTGAATTTCGTGGGACTAATGGCAAATTTACTCGTCAACTCACCCACCAAATGGATTCTGCTGTGCCGTCAGCATTCATTGCCACCTTACCACCCTTTCAGTTCCATTCAGGAAGTACAGAGAACTTTGATGTCAAAGGACCTGATGTTGGGGAACTCATTCAGCTTATTATTCAA CATGATGGCCGAGAACGCAAGCAAGGTTGGTTTCTTGATGAAGTTCAGGTGACCAATCCTCGTAAACCACAGACTTGGACATTTCCATGTTATCAGTGGTTGTCACTGTATGAGAGTGACTGTCAAGTGCGTCGTAGTCTGAAACCTCTGGTTCATAAGAAGGCAGAAAAAGTAG TTTACGTGATTGAAGTTTACACGGGAAACAAAGCAGGTGCAGGAACAGATGCCCATGTGTTTGTTACTTTGTTTGGGAAAAGAGGACAAACCCCTAAGACACAGCTCAGTAGCAA AACAGAAGATGCATTTGAGCGAAATAAGAAAGATATTTTCAAGATCAAGGCAAGCGACAAAGGGCCtctaagaaaaataat TGTGGAACATGATAATTCTGGTTTTTCTGCTGGATGGTTTCTTGACAAG ATTATAGTGTATTGCCGGGAAAGAGAAGATTGCAAGTTTTACTTCCCTTGTAATCAATGGCTTGCCAAAGATGAAGGTGATGGGCAGATTGTCAGGCACCTGGCAGCAACCACTGATTCCTCTGCAGCATTTGAAG GCTACCAGTACCTAGTTCATACCTACACTGGGGATACGAGAGGGGCTGGAACTGATGCAAATGTGGTtattaccatatttggagatgaAGGGGATTCAGGAGAAAAGAAACTGGATAATGCCAGAAACAACTTTGAGCGTGGAAA GAAAGATACTTTCAAAGTTATCTGTGGAACATTTCTCGGGAGACTGGCAAGGATAAGGATTGGTCACGATAACAGTGGCCTGGGACCAGGCTGGTTTCTGAACAAG GTGGTTGTTGAGGATCCCAAAACAGGAGAGGCTGTTGATTTCCCTTGCCGACGCTGGTTTTCCAAAAGCGAGGATGATGGGAAAATTTCACGTGAACTCAGTAGAGGAGATGCATCAGAAGATGAAATCATTGTTGACAAAG GAATTCCCTATCATCTGCATATCACAACTGGAGATGTACGAAATGCATCCACTAATGCAAAAGTCTATGTCATTCTTCACGGAGGGGAAGGAGAAGATAACAGTGGCAAACTGTGGttacaaaatgacaaaaaggaTAATTTCCAAAGAGGAAGGACAGACATTTTTATTgtggaaacaacaaaaatgttaagtCCTTTACATCACTTGACAGTCGGCCATGATAACAGCGCACTTGGAGCAGGCTGGTATTGCGAAAAG GTTGTAGTAGACTGCCCCAGCAGTGGAGAACAACAAGTGTTTTTGTGCCAAAAGTGGCTCGCTGATGATGAAGGCGATCAACTGATTGAAAGAGATCTTTATGAATCTGAAGACATGAGGCTCAAACGGCGTCCAA AATCTGTGTGGAATGTCTGGGTTTGGACAAGTGACATGAGAGGTGCGGGTACCGATGCTAATGTGTACTTGACGCTCTATGGTGACAAAGGCAAAACGGACGAAGTTCCAATTGGTAACGCTACAGATAACTTTGAACAAGGACAGCTGGATAAGTTTAAG GTCGAGCTCACTAGAGTTGGCAAGCCATACAAGTTGAGAATTCGACACGACAACTCGAAGCCGTTTTCTGACTGGCATTTGGAGAAG GTCCAAATGGAAAACGCTCATTCAAACATCAAGTGCTCTTTCAAGTGCAACCGCTGGCTGTCCAAGAGCGAGGAGGATCATCAGATAATCCGCGAACTTCCTGCAATCGTGCAAGGACAATCACCTCTTCCAG TGTTTGTGTATCGTGTGCTTGTTTACACTGGTGACAAGTTTGGCGCAGGAACAAATGCAAATATCTTCCTCAATATATTTGGAGAGCTGGGAGACACTGGAGACCGGCCTCTTGAAGAATCcaaaaataacaagaacaaATTTGAGAGAAACCAG GTGGATGAATTCCTTATTGAGGCAGTGGCACTAAAAGCGCTCGAGAAAGTACGCGTAGGACATGATTCCACGGGACCTGGATCAGGATGGTTCCTGGATAAGGTGGTAATAAAGGACCCTGAAGACAGCACCAAGGAATATGTGTTCCCTTGCTGCAG GTGGCTTGCAAAAGATGAAGATGATGGCTTGATAGTGAGAGAACTTCCTCTTGGAGGAACAAGTTTGTTGAATA CTACATCGTATCACGTCTCGTTAAAGACGGGTGATGTACGTGGAGCTGGCACGGACGCCAGTGTGTTTGTTCAAATCTATGGCGAACAAGGTGATACTGGAAAACTTCAACTGAGAACAGCAGAAAACACGAAAAACAAGTTTGAACGAGGCAGGACTGACCAGTTTGTGCTTGAAGCTGTGGATATTGGCAAG ATCGAAATGCTACGCATATCCCATGACAACAAAGGCGCCGGTGCTGTTTGGTTTCTTGATAACGTCACCGTGGATATTCCATCACGTGGGGATCACGTGGTGTTTCCATGTCATCGCTGGCTCGCTGACGATGAGGACGATGGGAAGATTGAGCGAGAATTGTACCCTGGACAACAAACTCACAACAATCCAA AAATACCACACGAAGTGACAGTGCACACGGGTGACGTAAGAGGGGCTGGTACAAACGCTAACGTGTTCTTGGTTATGTATGGTGAGAAGGGCAAATCAGACCAGTTTAACCTAAGAAACAGGTCTGACAACTTTGAAAGAGGTCAGGCGGACAAGTTCAAA GTCGAGTGTGAGGACATTGGACCTCTGTTAAAAATCCGAATTGGTCATGACAATAATGGAATGCGTTCAGCGTGGTTCTTGGAAAAG GTTGAAATTCGTCGCGTGAAAACCGAGGACAAAGAATCGCACAGGAACCGCAGGCAATCAAGGGAAGTTGAAGTTGAGGAGATGAGTGAGGGAGACGACTACAATTACTTGTTTGTGTGCAACCGCTGGCTGGCGCGTGATGAGGACGACGGACAGATTGTGAGGGAACTAGTGCCCATGGATGCCACGGGCAGACCAAGACGAGACTCGCTGCCAG agaaTATCTACCGGGTTCATGTGTTCACAGGGGATGTACCAAACGCCGGGACAAATTCCAAcgtgtttttgtgtttgtatGGTGAACTCGGTGACTCCGGGGAGCGAAAACTGGAAAAATCTGAGACTCACATGgacaaatttgaaagaaacaat GAGGATATCTTTTCATTGAATTGCATCAACCTTGGCAAACTCGACAAGGTGAAAATTTGGCATGACAACAGCGGCTTGAAACCCGCCTGGCATCTGGACAGGATAGAGATCGAAGATAAGCTCTCTGAAGAAAATTACGCGTTTCCATGTAACCGCTGGTTGGCAACGAGTGAGGATGATGGACAaatttgccgagaacttgtTGCAGTTGACGAGAGAGCCATGAAGGTGCAGAGAGAACGATCTAATTCTAGAAAAGCTAGCGTTGTGTCCAACGTGGATGGAGTTGATTTGGAGGCGAAAG CGCGCATCAACACCTATGAAGTATCCGTTGTCACAGGGGACGTTCGAGGAGCTGGCACAGACGCAAACGTCTTCATCGTCCTTTTTGGAGAAGACGGAGATACAG GCAAAGTCCCTCTGAAAACATCGCGAACGTCTAAGAACAAATTTGAACGCGGTCAAACCGATGTATTTACCATCGACGCCAAAGTTGGACAAGTTCAAAAGATCAG AATCGGTCATGATAACAAAGGCGGCTTTGCAGGTTGGTTCTTGGACAAGGTGATGATCGACGTACCATCTCTTGGTCAGCGGTCAGTGTTCCCTTGTGGTCGCTGGCTGGACAAAAACAAGGATGATGGGCAATTGGAGAGAGAATTGCTACCTGGAACAGACACTGAAGAGACGTATACACCAT ACGTTCCATACGAGATCACCGTTTACACGAGTGACGTGATGGGAGCTGGCACATCAGCAAATGTCTATGTTGTATTATACGGCTCTGACTGTGCAACAGAGGAGGTCATTTTAGCGGACAcggcaaagaaaaagaaggattCCTTCAAAAGAGGATCCGTTGATCAGTTCGTGAAAGAG CTTGATAATGTCGGTGATGTGATCGAGAAAATCCGAATCGGCCACGACAACAAAGGCATCACTGCAGGCTGGCATCTGGACAAAGTGGAGGTGCGGCGATTGAAAGACGATGGTGAAACCTCCACTTCTTACGCCTTCCCTTGTGGAAGGTGGCTGGCAAAGGACGAGGACGACGGCTCCGTTGTGCGGGAACTTATCCCTCAAAAAGTTGTGGAGGAGACCATAACTGAGGACGGAGATTGGGAGACAAAGGAAATCGATCAGGAAAAGCTGGAGC TTCGTAAGTACAAAGTCCAAGTGTTTACGGGCGACGTGAAAAGCGCGGGAACTGATGCCAACGTGTTCGTTACCATGTATGGAGAATATGGAGATACTGGTGAAAGACAACTCTTGAAGTCGGAAACACACAGCAACAAGTTCGAAAGAGGAAAT GAAGACATCTTCACTTTAGAAGCCGCCGACCTGGGAAATATTTACATGATAACATTGCGGCATGATAATTCCAACCTCCGGCCTTCATGGTTTGTGGATCGTGTGGATGTGCGAGATGTAGAAACAGACAAATTGTTCCCGTTCATCTGCGAAAGATGGCtctcaaagaagaaagaagggAAGATTCAACGAAATCTGTATGTTAAAGGTTACGAG GGTGAGCGAAGCAGTCCTGGCACCGCGAGTGCTGGGTCTTTAGGAGCCAGTGTGCGCAGAGGCAGTAGGGGCAGCCTCCGTAGCAGTAGGTCGTCACTTCGTCGGAGTAGCGAAAGCTTGCCGGCGGCTACCCGAAGTGCAACGGCTGATGCAATCTTCATGGAGGAATttggagaggggaaaaccgaaGCGGCAGCCCCGCGTGAAT CCATCGCTTACACGATCCGCGTGACCACAGGCGACCAAACGGATGCAGGCACTCAAGCGCCTGCGCACATTGTGCTGATAGGGACCGAGGCAGCCACTGAAAAGATCCCGTTGGTGTTGATACAGACCGAGGGTTTTACACCAGGACTGACAGAAACATTTTCTGTAGAAGCAGTGGATGTTGGAGATGTGAAAAAAGTTGAACTGTCAAGCAACTCCTACGGTGCGGATGACGGCTGGTTTGTGAAGGAAGTTGAGGTTGATGTACCCACCAGcggaaagaaatgttttttcccGTGCAACAGATGGCTGGCACAAAACAAGGAAGACGGCAAAGTGGTTCGTGTTTTGTCTGCTTCCGATGATCAGCTTATCACCTACAGGCCGC ACGTACCATACGAGATTACAGTTTACACAGGAGACATCAAATCAGCTGGCACAGACTCTTCTATCACCATGACCATGTTCGGCACCGACGGCACAACTCCCGAATTTGTCGTCGATAAAGATGAGTCACGCTTTGAACGCGCATGCGTAGATCTTATCCGAATGGACTTGGATGACGTGGGGAAACTGCTGAAAGTTAGAATCGCGGTCGATGGCAAAGGGACACGCCCTGATTGGTTTCTTGAAAAG ATGATTGTCAGGAATATGGACACACATTCTGTCAGCGTATTCAAATGTAACCAATGGTTTTCCAAGACAGAAGGAGAGGGAAAACTGATCAAGGAATTACCAGCAGAAACAGATGGCGAAGAAATGTTAAGAA GGACAACGTACAAAGTGAACGTGAAAACAGGTGATATCATGGGCGCCGGCACTGATGCGAATGTGTTTATGGTGATTTTTGGTGAAAATGGAGACAGCGGGGAACTGGCgttgaaaaattcagaaacTTATAAGGATAAGTTTGAAAGAAACCACAGTGATATCTTCAGCTTCAAGGGCTTACTCAGTCTGG GAGAGCTTATGAAAGTCCGTATTTGGCAtgacaataaattttttgGAGCAAATTGGTTTCTAGAAAGCGTAGAAATCACTGATGAATCAACCGGCGAAAGCTTCATGTTTCCTTGCAACCGATGGCTCGCCAAGGACAAAGATGACGGGAGCCTGGTGCGAGAGTTGACGTGTTCAAACCCGAAGAAGAGCACGGGATCGCGAGTGCCGTCTG AGTTTGAACTGACATTTGTTACCAGCGACAAGCAAAACGCTGGTACATCCCAAAATGCTTGGGTCATACTTGAAGGAGAAGAGCGGAAGTCGCAAGAATACCAGATAGAAAACAATCCAAAGAATAAAGTCTTGAGGAGAGGACAAACGGACACTTTTAAGTTTGTCACCAAACATCTGGGAACCCTCACTCACCTTACAATCGGACACCGTAAAAGGGAAGGTTCAACGGTGAAAGGGACTGGGAAAGATACTGGTTGGTTCTTACATGAGGTGATTGTCGCTGACCTTGAAACTGGAGCGAA ATACGTGTTTCCCTGTCGTCAGTGGATTTCTCTGAGCTCAGATAAAAAGGACGCTGTTCGATTGGAATGCAAGTTATGCGAGAAACCGAGGAAGGCGACCATTAAAG ACCTTCAGCCCGTGCAGTACCTCTTGGAAATTTACACAGCTGACGTTGCGCACGCAGGCACTGACGCCAACGTATTTATTACCTTATATGGTGCCAATGGCGACACCGGACAAAGACCCCTGACCAAAAAGtttgtcaacttgtttgagAGAGGACATATGGACGATTTTAAGATCGAGGCCCTGGATCTCGGTCAACTTACGCGCTTGCGCATTGAGCACGACAATAAAGGCTTCGGTGCAGGATGGATGCTTGAGAAGGTAGACGTCACTAATTTGGAAAGTCAGGAAAAAGTTTCATTTCCTTGTACCCAGTGGCTCGATAAGAAAAAAGGTGATGGCAAGATCTGCCGAGATTTACTTCCATTACCTTCGTAA